One Pseudonocardia sediminis DNA window includes the following coding sequences:
- a CDS encoding HEAT repeat domain-containing protein gives MTTSTTPRSAARLGRALDAPGSSERLQAVLAAGTMPEPGFVDILVARCGVEPDFYVRDMLTWALTRHPADVTVPLLLDEVRAGSTQARSQALHTLSKVGDPRGWRAVTTAVLQDPDDDVARAAWRTAVVLVPDGAEAGLAATLATQLGRGGRDVRLSLSRAMAGLGDAAEAVLAEAATRGGVEARIHAVATRRLLGDPDEAFDASVFEARRIVALMDAPEPDAPGPDAPPVDQPPDGGARADR, from the coding sequence ATGACGACATCGACGACACCACGATCGGCCGCGCGGCTGGGCCGGGCCCTCGACGCGCCCGGATCGTCCGAGAGGCTGCAGGCCGTCCTCGCGGCCGGAACGATGCCGGAGCCCGGGTTCGTCGACATCCTGGTGGCCCGGTGCGGTGTCGAGCCCGACTTCTACGTGCGCGACATGCTGACCTGGGCCCTGACCCGCCATCCCGCTGACGTCACCGTCCCCCTCCTGCTCGACGAGGTCCGGGCGGGATCGACGCAGGCGCGCAGCCAGGCGTTGCACACGTTGTCCAAGGTCGGCGACCCACGCGGGTGGCGGGCCGTCACGACCGCGGTGCTGCAGGACCCCGACGACGACGTGGCCCGTGCCGCGTGGCGGACCGCCGTCGTCCTGGTTCCGGACGGGGCCGAGGCGGGGCTGGCGGCGACGCTGGCGACCCAGCTCGGCCGTGGCGGGCGGGACGTCCGGCTGAGCCTCAGCCGGGCGATGGCCGGCCTGGGCGACGCAGCGGAGGCGGTCCTGGCGGAGGCGGCCACACGGGGTGGCGTCGAGGCGCGCATCCACGCGGTCGCCACGCGACGCCTGCTGGGCGACCCGGACGAGGCGTTCGACGCCTCGGTCTTCGAGGCCCGGCGCATCGTGGCGCTCATGGACGCCCCCGAGCCGGACGCCCCCGGGCCGGACGCCCCGCCGGTGGACCAGCCTCCGGACGGCGGCGCCCGTGCGGATCGGTGA
- a CDS encoding MarR family winged helix-turn-helix transcriptional regulator, translating to MQAKVTARLHRQLQADSGLSLADFDVLVQLTDRARDPGEQPRARVLELAESLQWEKSRLSHHLSRMQRRGLVAREDCPDDGRGAFIVLTDDGRRAIERAAPRHVETVREVVLDRLTAEEVRVLGDIAERVLDGLDGPA from the coding sequence ATGCAGGCGAAGGTGACCGCGCGGCTGCACCGCCAGCTGCAGGCGGACTCCGGTCTGTCGCTGGCCGACTTCGACGTCCTGGTCCAGCTCACCGATCGGGCCCGGGATCCCGGGGAACAGCCACGGGCCCGCGTGCTGGAGCTCGCCGAGTCGTTGCAGTGGGAGAAGAGCCGGCTCTCGCACCACCTGTCGCGCATGCAGCGCCGCGGCCTGGTGGCCCGCGAGGACTGCCCGGACGACGGGCGGGGCGCGTTCATCGTGCTGACCGACGACGGCCGGCGCGCCATCGAGCGCGCGGCACCGCGTCACGTCGAGACGGTGCGTGAGGTCGTGCTCGACCGGCTCACCGCGGAGGAGGTGCGCGTCCTCGGCGACATCGCCGAACGCGTGCTCGACGGCCTGGACGGTCCGGCGTAG
- a CDS encoding HNH endonuclease signature motif containing protein: MSTGRVAAAHDRLIEAVEELRAATLGASDTEQINVLIACEAARRRLDHLSVEVLASAERRDVFTSRGYKTSSAALADLLGWERFEARRHAMAAENVVGKTALDGTALPPRLPATAEVFDTGRTSLRHVEVVAKVLGTRAAERLSPEVWAAAEAQIGAKAAEYTPNELQVWGTALVDKLDQDGPEPDDDRPEPEVNELRIVRHRNRPGGKITGRFDDAAMFDTIATVIDAKSKPTSSDETREPAQRQAEALAEVCAFALSHGPTGLVPETGGRRPQISVIISLEDLEKRAKTGMLDFGGRTSTETLRMMACDSAVIPIVFDGKGQPLDVGRATRTIPDGLRRAVVARDRGCAHPGCDRPPSWCEVHHVIPWEEHGETKIDNLVMLCRQHHRLIHHPGWDVRIQDGLPEFLPPAWIDPTRTPRRRPAPMIDIPAPRRSAQSEPEADSEHSPAPREGAPSPAIATESGRPPRIRIANLDDLFGMPAP; the protein is encoded by the coding sequence ATGTCCACCGGACGGGTCGCCGCAGCGCACGACCGCCTCATCGAGGCCGTCGAAGAACTCCGCGCCGCCACCCTGGGCGCGAGTGACACCGAGCAGATCAACGTGCTCATCGCCTGCGAGGCCGCCCGCCGGCGCCTCGACCACCTCTCCGTCGAGGTCCTCGCGAGTGCCGAGCGGCGCGACGTGTTCACCTCCCGCGGCTACAAGACCAGCTCCGCCGCCCTCGCCGACCTCCTCGGCTGGGAACGCTTCGAGGCCCGCCGGCACGCGATGGCCGCCGAGAACGTGGTCGGCAAGACCGCCCTCGACGGCACTGCGTTGCCGCCGCGCCTGCCTGCCACCGCGGAGGTGTTCGACACCGGCCGGACCAGCCTGCGCCATGTCGAGGTCGTGGCGAAGGTGCTCGGGACCCGCGCCGCGGAGCGGCTCTCTCCCGAGGTGTGGGCGGCCGCGGAGGCGCAGATCGGCGCCAAGGCCGCCGAGTACACCCCGAACGAGCTGCAGGTGTGGGGCACCGCGCTGGTCGACAAGCTGGACCAGGACGGCCCGGAGCCCGATGACGACCGGCCGGAGCCGGAGGTCAACGAGCTGCGAATCGTCCGTCATCGCAACCGGCCGGGCGGGAAGATCACCGGACGCTTCGACGACGCCGCCATGTTCGACACCATCGCCACCGTCATCGACGCCAAGTCCAAGCCCACCTCCTCCGACGAGACCCGCGAACCGGCGCAGCGCCAGGCCGAGGCCCTGGCCGAGGTGTGCGCGTTCGCCCTGTCCCACGGACCCACGGGGCTGGTGCCCGAGACCGGTGGGCGTCGCCCCCAGATCTCGGTGATCATCTCGCTGGAGGACCTGGAGAAGCGCGCGAAGACCGGGATGCTCGACTTCGGCGGACGCACCTCCACAGAAACCCTGCGGATGATGGCCTGCGACTCCGCGGTCATCCCCATCGTCTTCGACGGCAAGGGCCAGCCCCTCGACGTCGGACGCGCCACCCGCACCATCCCCGACGGTCTCCGCCGCGCGGTCGTCGCCCGCGACCGCGGCTGCGCCCACCCGGGCTGTGATCGGCCGCCGTCGTGGTGCGAGGTCCACCACGTCATCCCGTGGGAAGAACACGGCGAAACCAAGATCGACAACCTGGTCATGCTCTGCCGACAACACCACCGGTTGATCCACCACCCCGGATGGGACGTCCGCATCCAGGACGGACTGCCGGAGTTCCTGCCGCCCGCCTGGATCGACCCGACCCGGACACCACGTCGCCGCCCCGCGCCGATGATCGACATCCCCGCGCCACGGCGCTCCGCGCAGTCCGAACCGGAAGCCGACTCCGAGCACTCACCGGCGCCCCGGGAAGGTGCCCCCTCGCCCGCCATCGCCACGGAGTCCGGTCGCCCACCGCGCATCCGCATCGCGAACCTCGACGACCTCTTCGGCATGCCCGCTCCATGA
- a CDS encoding cupin domain-containing protein: MAMDHVTLDAVTWRETAPGVERGELPPGAPGAGAAVLRFAAGATTADHRHPAGEELFVFSGRLRIGDKTLGPGDYLYTPPGGANDVEAFEDSIVFQHQAEPPEFS; encoded by the coding sequence ATGGCCATGGACCACGTGACCCTCGACGCCGTCACCTGGCGCGAGACCGCACCCGGAGTCGAGCGGGGCGAGCTTCCGCCGGGTGCACCCGGGGCGGGTGCGGCCGTGCTCCGCTTCGCCGCCGGCGCCACCACCGCGGACCACCGCCACCCCGCCGGCGAGGAGCTGTTCGTCTTCTCGGGCCGGCTCCGCATCGGCGACAAGACGCTCGGCCCCGGCGACTACCTCTACACCCCGCCCGGCGGCGCGAACGACGTCGAGGCCTTCGAGGACTCGATCGTCTTCCAGCACCAGGCCGAGCCGCCCGAGTTCAGCTGA
- a CDS encoding VOC family protein, which translates to MHAIRIMPNLRVADIGAARSFYTGFLGLGTEEFDLGWVARYTSPETGANVQLVTRDATSAEDAAISVHTPDVDAAYAEAQSLGYEIVHPLTVEEWGVRRFLVRAPDGNIVNVVAHRD; encoded by the coding sequence GTGCACGCGATCCGCATCATGCCCAACCTCCGGGTGGCCGACATCGGGGCCGCCCGGAGCTTCTACACCGGCTTCCTCGGCCTGGGCACCGAGGAGTTCGACCTGGGGTGGGTGGCCCGCTACACCTCCCCCGAGACCGGGGCGAACGTCCAGCTCGTCACCCGCGATGCGACCTCGGCCGAGGACGCGGCGATCTCCGTGCACACCCCCGACGTCGACGCCGCCTACGCCGAGGCGCAGTCCCTCGGCTACGAGATCGTGCACCCGCTGACCGTCGAGGAGTGGGGCGTGCGGCGGTTCCTGGTCCGGGCACCGGACGGGAACATCGTGAACGTCGTCGCGCATCGGGACTGA
- a CDS encoding FAD-binding and (Fe-S)-binding domain-containing protein yields MTSVVREQPLPGSPDLLAWLRGAVRDPSSLHARATDRLAYAHDASHFALTPRAVVTAADADEVGRLFAASAGSGVPLTFRSGGTSLSGQGGTDGILVDTRRHFRDIEVLDDGARVRIGPGATIRQVNARLQRFGRKLGPDPASEGACTVGGVVANNSSGMACGTVANSYATLDSVVLVLPSGTVVDTAAPDADERLRALEPALHAGLARLRDHVRGEPALRKHVEAQFSMKNTMGYGLNSLLDHTRPSDILAHLTVGSEGTLGFIASVVMRTVPVLAHARTGLLVFDDLAAATGALPALVGTGPATIELLDATSLRVGQADPQADELLRTLAVDNHAALLLEYQADSAAEADDLAGSARGVLDTLPLVGAGSLTSEPATRAGYWHIRKGLYAMVAGARPQGTTALLEDVVVPVPELLPTCVELTSMFDRHDYRDCVIFGHAKDGNIHFMLTERLGDGAPLDRFARFTDEMVELVLGHGGSLKAEHGTGRMMAPFVRRQYGDELYDVMREIKRLCDPRGLLNPGVVLTDEPEGHLQHLKSSPPVEDEVDRCVECGFCEPVCPSRDLTTTPRQRIVLRRETERARRDGDTALVEQLEREYAYDGIDTCAADGMCQTACPVLINTGDLVTRLRAEQAGTLASKGWTVAAKHWDATTRAAAAALSTATFLPDPVVTRANAVARRADDTLPLWSPELPAGGRRRDVPAAPTAPVAVLFSSCTGTMFGAATEGPGATAAFRTLCERAGVPVTTPSAMPSLCCGTPWKSKGMSRGYDEMSSRVLPALWEATRSGSLPVVGDASSCTEGLRLMIEKGPERYRSLRVVDAVAFVAEHVLPRLTVSDPVGPVALHPTCSATRLGVAGALRDVTAAVASSVTVPDEWGCCGFAGDRGLLHPELTESATARQAAELDRRGPFDAHVSCNRTCELGMTRATGRPYENVLELVERATRPA; encoded by the coding sequence ATGACCTCCGTTGTGCGAGAGCAGCCGCTGCCCGGCTCCCCCGACCTGCTGGCCTGGCTGCGCGGGGCCGTGCGCGACCCGTCGTCGCTGCACGCCCGGGCGACCGACCGGCTCGCCTACGCCCACGACGCCTCGCACTTCGCGCTCACCCCGCGCGCGGTGGTCACCGCCGCCGACGCCGACGAGGTCGGACGCCTGTTCGCCGCGTCCGCCGGCTCCGGGGTCCCGCTGACGTTCCGCTCCGGCGGGACCAGCCTGTCCGGGCAGGGCGGCACCGACGGGATCCTCGTCGACACGCGTCGGCACTTCCGCGACATCGAGGTCCTCGACGACGGCGCCCGCGTCCGGATCGGGCCCGGTGCGACGATCCGCCAGGTCAACGCCCGCCTGCAGCGATTCGGGCGCAAGCTCGGGCCGGACCCGGCCAGCGAGGGCGCCTGCACCGTCGGAGGGGTCGTCGCCAACAACTCCAGCGGGATGGCCTGCGGCACCGTCGCGAACAGCTACGCCACCCTCGACTCGGTGGTGCTCGTGCTGCCGTCCGGCACCGTCGTCGACACCGCCGCACCCGACGCCGACGAGCGGCTGCGCGCCCTGGAGCCCGCCCTGCACGCCGGGCTGGCGCGCCTGCGCGACCACGTCCGCGGCGAGCCCGCGCTGCGCAAGCACGTCGAGGCGCAGTTCTCGATGAAGAACACCATGGGCTACGGGCTGAACTCGCTGCTCGACCACACCCGGCCGTCGGACATCCTGGCCCACCTGACCGTGGGCAGCGAGGGCACGCTGGGGTTCATCGCCTCGGTCGTCATGCGGACCGTCCCGGTGCTCGCACACGCCCGGACCGGGCTGCTCGTGTTCGACGATCTCGCCGCCGCCACCGGCGCCCTCCCCGCCCTCGTCGGGACCGGTCCCGCGACGATCGAGCTCCTCGACGCCACGTCGCTGCGCGTGGGCCAGGCGGACCCGCAGGCCGACGAGCTGCTGCGCACGCTGGCCGTCGACAACCACGCCGCGCTGCTGCTGGAGTACCAGGCCGACTCCGCCGCCGAGGCCGACGACCTGGCCGGATCGGCGCGCGGGGTCCTCGACACGCTGCCGCTGGTGGGGGCCGGGTCGCTGACGTCGGAGCCGGCCACCCGCGCCGGGTACTGGCACATCCGCAAGGGCCTCTACGCGATGGTCGCCGGTGCCCGCCCGCAGGGCACGACGGCGCTGCTCGAGGACGTCGTCGTCCCGGTCCCCGAGCTGCTGCCCACCTGCGTGGAGCTGACGTCGATGTTCGACCGTCACGACTACCGCGACTGCGTGATCTTCGGCCACGCCAAGGACGGCAACATCCACTTCATGCTCACCGAGCGCCTCGGCGACGGCGCGCCGCTGGACCGGTTCGCCCGGTTCACCGACGAGATGGTCGAGCTGGTCCTGGGCCACGGCGGCTCGCTCAAGGCCGAGCACGGCACCGGCCGGATGATGGCACCGTTCGTGCGCCGCCAGTACGGCGACGAGCTCTACGACGTGATGCGCGAGATCAAGCGGCTCTGCGACCCGCGGGGGCTGCTCAACCCGGGCGTCGTGCTCACCGACGAGCCCGAGGGACACCTGCAGCACCTCAAGTCCTCCCCGCCCGTCGAGGACGAGGTCGACCGCTGCGTGGAGTGCGGGTTCTGCGAGCCCGTCTGCCCCAGCCGGGACCTGACGACCACCCCGCGGCAGCGGATCGTGCTGCGCCGCGAGACCGAACGGGCCCGCCGGGACGGCGACACCGCGCTGGTCGAGCAGCTGGAGCGCGAGTACGCCTACGACGGCATCGACACCTGCGCCGCGGACGGCATGTGCCAGACCGCGTGTCCGGTGCTGATCAACACCGGTGACCTGGTCACGCGGCTGCGCGCCGAGCAGGCGGGGACGCTGGCGTCGAAGGGCTGGACCGTCGCCGCGAAGCACTGGGACGCCACGACCCGGGCCGCGGCCGCGGCGCTGAGCACCGCCACGTTCCTGCCGGACCCGGTCGTGACGCGGGCGAACGCCGTGGCGCGCAGAGCTGACGACACTCTCCCTCTCTGGTCCCCCGAGCTTCCCGCCGGCGGGCGTCGCCGGGACGTGCCGGCGGCCCCGACGGCGCCGGTCGCCGTCCTGTTCTCCTCCTGCACCGGCACCATGTTCGGCGCGGCCACCGAGGGCCCCGGCGCGACGGCGGCGTTCCGGACGCTGTGCGAGCGGGCGGGCGTGCCGGTCACGACACCGTCGGCCATGCCGTCGCTGTGCTGCGGGACGCCGTGGAAGTCCAAGGGGATGTCCCGCGGCTACGACGAGATGTCGTCCCGCGTCCTGCCCGCGCTGTGGGAGGCGACCCGGTCCGGTTCGCTGCCGGTCGTCGGAGACGCCTCCTCCTGCACCGAAGGCCTCCGGCTGATGATCGAGAAGGGGCCGGAGCGGTACCGGTCGCTGCGGGTCGTCGACGCGGTGGCGTTCGTCGCCGAGCACGTGCTGCCCCGTCTGACCGTGAGCGATCCGGTCGGGCCGGTCGCGCTGCACCCGACGTGCTCGGCGACGCGTCTCGGCGTGGCCGGCGCGCTGCGGGACGTCACGGCGGCCGTCGCGTCGTCGGTGACCGTCCCCGACGAGTGGGGGTGCTGCGGCTTCGCCGGCGACCGCGGGCTGCTGCACCCGGAGCTGACGGAGTCCGCGACCGCCCGTCAGGCCGCCGAGCTCGACCGGCGGGGCCCGTTCGACGCCCACGTCTCCTGCAACCGCACCTGCGAGCTGGGAATGACACGCGCGACCGGGCGTCCGTACGAGAACGTGCTCGAGCTCGTCGAACGGGCGACACGGCCCGCCTGA
- a CDS encoding HEAT repeat domain-containing protein — protein sequence MARRSGISARMLRHYDSVGLVPPTGRTAAGYREYSEADLQRLFHVESLRSLGLSLVEVQRALDDPAFAPSDVVDRLVTATRERIAREEELLHRLQRVRSSGPERWADALHVVSLMRELQSGDPSRRQTSALSTAGSGPSHRAATLAEALLAETDPNVAGALRWAVERSDAADEALAVLVPALDSPEGPVRRRAVATIAELAGDRAGAVLTGALDHTDQAVRHTAALALGTRGELGAVPVLTEMVVGGHLDVDAAETLGSLARRHDTAGSLAGEIAEEIRKRRAGSAARIRLAQALGELPAAATRPILDTLSRGADADVARIATYLLQLSDEQG from the coding sequence GTGGCGCGGCGTTCGGGCATCAGTGCCCGGATGCTGCGCCACTACGACTCCGTCGGGCTCGTGCCGCCCACGGGACGCACGGCGGCCGGGTACCGCGAGTACTCCGAGGCCGACCTGCAGCGCCTGTTCCACGTCGAGAGCCTGCGGTCCCTAGGCCTGTCGCTGGTCGAGGTGCAGCGCGCCCTCGACGACCCGGCGTTCGCCCCGTCCGACGTCGTGGACCGGCTGGTCACGGCCACACGGGAACGCATCGCCCGCGAGGAGGAGCTGCTGCACCGCCTGCAGCGGGTGCGGTCGAGCGGCCCCGAGCGCTGGGCCGACGCGCTGCACGTCGTGTCGCTGATGCGCGAGCTGCAGTCCGGTGACCCGTCGCGGCGGCAGACGAGCGCGCTCTCGACGGCCGGGAGCGGGCCCTCCCACCGTGCCGCCACGCTCGCCGAGGCCCTGCTCGCCGAGACCGACCCGAACGTCGCCGGCGCGCTGCGCTGGGCGGTGGAGCGGTCGGACGCGGCCGACGAGGCGCTGGCGGTCCTGGTCCCGGCGCTGGACTCGCCCGAGGGACCGGTCCGACGGCGCGCCGTGGCCACGATCGCGGAGCTGGCCGGTGACCGGGCGGGCGCCGTGCTCACCGGAGCCCTCGACCACACGGACCAGGCGGTCCGCCACACCGCCGCCCTCGCGCTGGGTACGCGGGGCGAGCTCGGCGCGGTACCGGTGCTGACGGAGATGGTGGTCGGGGGTCACCTCGACGTCGACGCCGCGGAGACGCTGGGCTCGCTGGCCCGCCGCCACGACACGGCCGGGTCCCTGGCCGGGGAGATCGCCGAGGAGATCCGCAAGCGGCGCGCCGGATCGGCGGCGCGGATCCGGCTCGCGCAGGCCCTGGGCGAGCTGCCCGCCGCGGCGACGCGACCGATCCTCGACACGCTGAGCCGCGGGGCGGACGCCGACGTCGCGCGGATAGCGACGTACCTGCTCCAGCTCTCCGACGAGCAGGGCTGA
- a CDS encoding ferredoxin, giving the protein MKIEIDQEKCIGAGQCVLSAPDVFDQREEDGIVVLLDEVPAEERWAGARDAAAVCPSGAVTVHED; this is encoded by the coding sequence GTGAAGATCGAGATCGACCAGGAGAAGTGCATCGGAGCAGGTCAGTGCGTGCTCTCCGCGCCCGACGTGTTCGACCAGCGCGAGGAGGACGGCATCGTCGTCCTCCTCGACGAGGTCCCGGCCGAGGAGCGGTGGGCCGGCGCCCGCGACGCCGCGGCGGTCTGCCCGTCCGGTGCCGTCACCGTGCACGAGGACTGA
- a CDS encoding VOC family protein yields the protein MTDTATRAAEQDAVRARLREEYLAPPAERPASSARGLHHTALLSQDVRRTIDFYQGVLEFPLTELIENRDYAGSSHFFFDIGNGNLLAFFDFPGLDLGPYAEVLGGLHHMAISVDPERWEHLQGKLDAAGVEYVVHSGVSIYFTDPDGARIELIADPLGEMYGHHVL from the coding sequence ATGACCGACACCGCCACACGCGCCGCCGAGCAGGACGCGGTCCGGGCACGGCTGCGCGAGGAGTACCTCGCCCCGCCCGCCGAGCGGCCGGCGTCGAGCGCGCGGGGGCTGCACCACACCGCACTGCTCTCGCAGGACGTGCGACGCACGATCGACTTCTACCAGGGCGTCCTGGAGTTCCCGCTCACCGAGCTGATCGAGAACCGGGACTACGCGGGCTCGTCGCACTTCTTCTTCGACATCGGCAACGGCAACCTGCTCGCCTTCTTCGACTTCCCCGGGCTCGACCTGGGCCCCTACGCCGAGGTGCTGGGCGGCCTGCACCACATGGCGATCTCCGTCGACCCCGAGCGGTGGGAGCACCTGCAGGGCAAGCTCGACGCAGCGGGCGTCGAGTACGTCGTACACAGCGGCGTGTCGATCTACTTCACCGACCCCGACGGCGCACGCATCGAGCTGATCGCGGACCCACTCGGCGAGATGTACGGCCACCACGTCCTCTGA
- a CDS encoding DHA2 family efflux MFS transporter permease subunit produces MHVSTDSGAPSVDRGPAPRRASLLIGVLVVSAFVMILNETILSVALRDLTVDLGVSTSTVQWLTSGFLLTMAVVIPTTGFLLDRFTPRQIFIVSLSLFSLGTLLSAIAPGFGVLLVGRIVQACGTAVMLPLLMTSVMRLVPIARRGATMGTITIVIAVAPAVGPTIGGAVLAGLGWRWMFWIVLPLAVAALVIGAVWLRLDSTTRAVPLDVMSVLLSAIGFGGVLYGLSTLGESSGGGHAVPPWLPIVAGVVALVVFVARQLRLQRDDRALLDLRPFTHRPFAVAIVLSVPLFMCLIGASAILLPLYLQTVLGTSTFVSGLAVLPGGLVLGLLGRPVGALFDRFGARPLVIPGAVAMAASLWLFATLGPASSLNAVIGIHVLLMAGLGLMMTPLMTESLGVLPDHLTSHGSAILSTLQQVSGAFGTAVFVTVAALGSAAPTGSPDADGLQTAFVVAGCIGLVALAASLFVRRRPAVWAGAGSEVGSGVS; encoded by the coding sequence GTGCACGTCTCCACCGACTCCGGTGCCCCGTCCGTCGACCGGGGCCCCGCCCCCCGCAGGGCGAGCCTGCTGATCGGCGTCCTGGTCGTCTCGGCCTTCGTCATGATCCTCAACGAGACGATCCTGAGCGTCGCACTGCGCGACCTGACCGTCGACCTCGGCGTGTCGACGTCGACGGTGCAGTGGCTGACCAGCGGCTTCCTGCTGACCATGGCCGTGGTCATCCCGACCACCGGCTTCCTGCTCGACCGGTTCACGCCCCGGCAGATCTTCATCGTGTCGCTGAGCCTGTTCAGCCTCGGCACGCTGCTCAGCGCGATCGCGCCCGGGTTCGGGGTGCTGCTGGTGGGGCGGATCGTCCAGGCCTGCGGCACCGCGGTGATGCTGCCGCTGCTGATGACCTCGGTGATGCGGCTCGTCCCGATCGCCCGTCGTGGGGCCACCATGGGCACGATCACGATCGTCATCGCGGTCGCCCCGGCCGTCGGGCCGACGATCGGCGGCGCCGTGCTGGCCGGCCTGGGCTGGCGCTGGATGTTCTGGATCGTGCTGCCGCTGGCCGTCGCCGCCCTGGTGATCGGCGCCGTGTGGCTGCGTCTGGACAGCACCACCCGCGCGGTCCCGCTGGACGTGATGTCGGTGCTGCTCTCGGCGATCGGCTTCGGCGGGGTGCTCTACGGGCTCTCCACGCTCGGCGAGTCCTCCGGTGGCGGGCACGCCGTCCCGCCGTGGCTCCCCATCGTGGCCGGGGTGGTCGCGCTGGTCGTCTTCGTGGCCCGCCAGCTGCGCCTGCAGCGCGACGACCGCGCCCTGCTCGACCTGCGCCCGTTCACCCACCGGCCCTTCGCCGTCGCGATCGTCCTGAGCGTCCCGCTGTTCATGTGCCTGATCGGCGCCTCGGCGATCCTGCTGCCGCTCTACCTGCAGACCGTGCTCGGCACCAGCACGTTCGTCAGCGGGCTGGCGGTGCTGCCCGGCGGTCTGGTCCTCGGGCTGCTGGGACGCCCCGTCGGCGCGTTGTTCGACCGGTTCGGCGCCCGGCCGCTGGTGATCCCGGGTGCGGTCGCCATGGCGGCGTCGCTGTGGCTGTTCGCCACCCTGGGCCCGGCGTCGTCACTGAACGCGGTGATCGGCATCCACGTCCTGCTCATGGCCGGGCTCGGGCTGATGATGACGCCGCTGATGACCGAGTCGCTCGGCGTCCTGCCCGACCACCTGACCTCGCACGGCAGCGCCATCCTCTCGACGCTGCAGCAGGTCTCCGGCGCGTTCGGCACGGCGGTGTTCGTGACCGTCGCGGCGCTGGGCTCGGCGGCGCCGACCGGCAGTCCGGACGCCGACGGGCTGCAGACCGCGTTCGTCGTCGCCGGGTGCATCGGGCTGGTCGCGCTGGCGGCGTCGCTGTTCGTGCGGCGCCGGCCGGCCGTGTGGGCAGGGGCCGGCTCCGAGGTCGGCTCCGGAGTCAGCTGA
- a CDS encoding alpha/beta fold hydrolase, with protein MTTHVLQTAEVDLAYDVHGPVPTADGRPPLFLIGQPMDATGFTALVAQFPDRTVITYDPRGLGRSVRKDGRTEQIPEVQAGDVLAVIEAVGAGPVEMFASSGGAVTALALVAAAPDAVVTLVAHEPPMIPVLPDAEAAARAHAGFGAAYRAHGWGTGMAAFLAMTSWEGEFTDAYFARPAPDPAAFGMPAGDDGSRDDPLLSDRALAVVRYRPDVDALAAAPTRVVIAVGEETGTTFTARTAVATAELLGQRATVFPSHHGGFMGGEFGYAGQPEAFARRLREVLDGDAADGRVGKLSQSAE; from the coding sequence ATGACGACACACGTGCTGCAGACCGCCGAGGTCGACCTCGCCTACGACGTCCACGGACCCGTCCCGACAGCGGACGGGCGCCCGCCGCTGTTCCTGATCGGCCAGCCGATGGACGCGACCGGCTTCACCGCGCTCGTCGCGCAGTTCCCCGACCGCACCGTGATCACCTACGACCCGCGCGGTCTCGGCCGCAGCGTCCGCAAGGACGGCCGGACCGAGCAGATCCCCGAGGTCCAGGCCGGTGACGTGCTCGCCGTCATCGAGGCCGTCGGCGCCGGGCCGGTCGAGATGTTCGCCAGCAGCGGGGGCGCCGTCACCGCGCTGGCCCTGGTCGCGGCGGCCCCGGACGCGGTCGTCACGCTCGTGGCACACGAGCCTCCGATGATCCCGGTCCTGCCCGACGCCGAGGCCGCCGCACGGGCCCACGCCGGGTTCGGAGCCGCCTACCGGGCCCACGGCTGGGGTACCGGCATGGCCGCCTTCCTCGCGATGACGTCGTGGGAGGGCGAGTTCACCGACGCCTACTTCGCCCGGCCCGCCCCTGACCCGGCGGCGTTCGGGATGCCGGCCGGCGACGACGGCAGCCGCGACGACCCGCTGCTCTCCGACCGGGCGCTCGCCGTCGTCCGTTACCGTCCCGACGTCGACGCCCTCGCCGCCGCACCGACCCGTGTCGTGATCGCCGTCGGCGAGGAGACCGGCACGACGTTCACCGCGCGCACCGCGGTCGCGACGGCCGAGCTCCTCGGGCAGCGGGCGACGGTGTTCCCGAGCCACCACGGCGGCTTCATGGGCGGCGAGTTCGGCTACGCGGGGCAGCCGGAGGCCTTCGCCCGCAGGCTGCGCGAGGTCCTCGACGGGGACGCGGCCGACGGTCGCGTGGGCAAGCTCTCTCAATCAGCTGAGTGA